Proteins from one Cellulosilyticum lentocellum DSM 5427 genomic window:
- a CDS encoding pyridoxamine kinase has protein sequence MKKAAVINDLSGIGRCSLTVALTLLNTLQVQACPLPTAILSNQTGFDSFSFLDFTPYMGQFFQHWKDIGYRFDSIYSGFLGSKEQIKIVLEFIQLFKEDKTLVLIDPVMGDNGELYSIYDEAYPTHMKELVAKADIITPNITEFSLLTGYDLAWGINQEKIKSYAKELAKLGPKQIVITGVCDEAHPERLMNIGLDFNKAIYFMKEVAYNGKSYSGTGDIFASVLCGYLTHGYSLEEAVDIASTFISQAITYTSDFNLSTKEGIMYEPFLKELSIK, from the coding sequence ATGAAAAAGGCAGCAGTTATTAATGATCTATCAGGTATAGGCAGGTGCTCTTTAACAGTAGCACTCACCTTGTTAAATACATTACAGGTGCAGGCTTGTCCATTGCCAACGGCTATTTTATCAAATCAAACAGGGTTTGATTCATTTTCTTTTTTAGATTTTACCCCTTATATGGGACAGTTTTTTCAGCATTGGAAGGACATTGGATATCGTTTTGATAGTATTTATTCTGGCTTTTTGGGATCTAAAGAGCAGATCAAAATTGTATTAGAATTTATTCAGCTTTTTAAAGAAGATAAAACGCTGGTTTTAATAGATCCAGTTATGGGGGATAATGGTGAACTTTATAGTATTTATGATGAAGCGTATCCTACCCATATGAAGGAGTTAGTAGCTAAAGCAGATATTATTACACCTAATATAACAGAGTTTTCACTATTAACAGGCTATGATTTAGCTTGGGGCATTAACCAAGAGAAGATTAAAAGCTATGCCAAAGAACTAGCTAAATTAGGGCCTAAACAGATTGTTATTACCGGAGTTTGTGATGAAGCACATCCTGAGCGATTAATGAATATAGGGCTAGACTTTAATAAGGCTATCTACTTTATGAAAGAAGTAGCTTATAATGGTAAGTCCTATAGTGGAACAGGAGATATTTTTGCTTCTGTGCTATGTGGATATTTAACCCATGGTTATAGTCTAGAAGAAGCAGTTGATATAGCAAGTACATTTATAAGCCAGGCCATTACATATACATCGGACTTTAATTTGAGCACAAAAGAGGGAATTATGTATGAGCCGTTTTTAAAGGAGCTGAGTATAAAATGA
- a CDS encoding TIGR04002 family protein produces the protein MNQSEKTRTLVMTALFAAIIFVVTRINIPTGIGAHVIHVGDSMIYLAACILPLPYAMAAGAIGAALSDAITPGGMVWVIPTMLIKPLLVIYFTSGKGKFICIRNVVAVVLAGLTGVFGYFLADAIMTGNFMAGLAAVLPGLLQPLGSAIVFLAMGYAFDMMGVKNKLKRQLRGNV, from the coding sequence ATGAATCAATCAGAAAAAACAAGAACATTAGTTATGACGGCTTTATTTGCAGCTATTATTTTTGTAGTGACACGTATTAATATTCCAACGGGAATAGGGGCACATGTTATTCATGTGGGAGATAGTATGATTTATTTAGCAGCTTGCATACTGCCATTGCCTTATGCTATGGCAGCAGGTGCTATTGGTGCTGCTTTATCAGATGCCATTACACCGGGAGGTATGGTGTGGGTGATACCAACAATGCTTATTAAGCCATTATTAGTGATCTATTTTACAAGTGGTAAAGGTAAGTTTATTTGCATAAGAAACGTAGTAGCAGTGGTATTAGCAGGTTTAACAGGTGTATTTGGGTATTTTCTTGCTGATGCCATTATGACAGGTAACTTTATGGCTGGTCTTGCAGCTGTATTACCAGGTTTATTACAACCACTAGGTAGTGCTATTGTATTTTTAGCTATGGGTTATGCTTTTGATATGATGGGAGTAAAAAATAAATTAAAAAGACAACTAAGGGGAAATGTGTAA
- a CDS encoding IS630 family transposase, which yields MLIEGNSVKQIADFLAVRLITVYTYINRWNELGISSLEDYRGRTPSNCKMTAEMEHDLLEVVQHNIPNDFEFLGNVWTAKLLSDYLNQNYGIRLCPQCIRDTLHKNNYSFKRAQKRPSKGVKSEQESFKKMIETTSTVENDSDSVLYVMDETALRTESDNRRTWSPVGVSPILESNGSHQGVNIIGATEITKNFDTIADIYDAAHTIKGKEIKEFLSELLERNLGKKVYVVLDNAKTHNNHEIQEFWSQNTNRLVLINTPVYSPQLNPQENIWNLLKNKVYTVGAKESTDALFEEVNHLYNQFNDDKGLIKNIVNPRNYYFKSRI from the coding sequence ATGCTTATAGAAGGCAATTCAGTTAAACAAATTGCAGATTTTCTTGCAGTACGTTTAATTACTGTTTATACCTATATAAATCGTTGGAATGAGCTTGGTATTTCTTCTTTAGAAGACTATAGAGGTAGAACCCCTTCTAATTGCAAAATGACAGCTGAAATGGAACATGATCTTTTAGAAGTGGTTCAGCATAATATCCCTAATGATTTTGAGTTTCTAGGCAATGTTTGGACTGCCAAGCTTTTATCAGATTATCTTAATCAAAACTACGGGATAAGGCTATGCCCACAATGTATTAGAGATACACTTCATAAAAACAACTATAGCTTCAAACGAGCTCAAAAAAGACCAAGTAAAGGTGTAAAATCTGAGCAAGAATCGTTTAAAAAAATGATAGAAACTACGAGTACTGTAGAAAACGATTCTGATAGTGTTTTGTATGTTATGGACGAAACTGCCCTAAGAACAGAATCTGATAACAGGAGAACTTGGAGTCCAGTTGGGGTGTCCCCTATCTTAGAAAGCAATGGTTCTCATCAAGGGGTTAATATTATTGGTGCAACAGAAATAACCAAAAACTTTGATACAATAGCCGATATATATGATGCAGCACATACTATCAAAGGTAAAGAAATAAAAGAATTTTTAAGTGAACTATTAGAACGTAATCTTGGAAAGAAGGTGTATGTTGTTTTAGATAATGCTAAAACACATAATAATCATGAGATTCAAGAGTTCTGGAGTCAAAATACTAATAGGTTAGTACTTATTAATACCCCCGTTTATTCACCACAACTTAATCCACAAGAAAACATTTGGAACTTGCTTAAGAATAAAGTGTATACAGTAGGTGCTAAAGAGAGTACTGATGCACTCTTTGAAGAAGTTAATCATCTATATAATCAATTCAATGATGATAAAGGGCTAATTAAAAACATCGTTAATCCCAGAAATTACTACTTCAAGTCCAGAATATAA
- a CDS encoding ArnT family glycosyltransferase: MKVTVTNKIKQYSILFLVIWIAFLLTSRGNISSMNITSTVQSFMKLVIVVIIFIGSFLLTQKKNKEEILLQTVVLIGLTMRIGYMLYTPCTIRQHDLGLLSIQGGGHAGYILHLLEGRLPSSNHIQYYHPPLFHALAAGMIKITRPFLISNNIEQLIETAKIVSCYASCLILLMTKEICKALNLKERATLIVVAQIAFLPNFYLLAGRINNDALAIFFMILIILYTIKWYEAPKLFYMIALALGFGLGMMTKLSVGMLALFTGSIMLLKLIESIKQGRGIGILKEYVFFGVIAIPLALWYPIRNYICFKQPLMYVYELTGKGEDYCGNLSFFQRFIEFDLTRLLSPIYNNPHQDKAAPMYLLKGALFGEFSMRGQIVAQLLIITHAILCIATLVAIGYFVINYRGKLVWRIGLPSVWTLFYIAYIGFNIRYPYTCTMDYRYIVPTAILGAIFVGITSELIEEKEQDVLKRCYMKGFIGIMVVFSLLSISMYCNV, translated from the coding sequence ATGAAGGTAACTGTTACCAATAAGATAAAGCAATATAGCATCTTATTTCTAGTCATATGGATTGCATTTCTATTAACTTCTAGAGGTAATATAAGTTCTATGAACATTACAAGTACAGTTCAAAGCTTTATGAAATTAGTTATAGTTGTCATCATTTTTATAGGAAGCTTTTTATTAACGCAAAAAAAAAATAAAGAAGAAATACTTCTACAAACTGTAGTTTTAATAGGATTAACCATGAGAATAGGCTATATGTTATATACACCTTGTACTATAAGGCAACATGATTTGGGCCTATTAAGTATACAAGGGGGAGGTCATGCAGGCTATATTTTACACTTACTAGAAGGGAGGCTTCCAAGTAGCAACCATATACAGTATTATCATCCACCTTTATTTCATGCTTTGGCAGCTGGAATGATTAAAATAACTAGGCCATTCTTAATAAGTAATAATATAGAACAACTAATAGAAACAGCAAAGATCGTTTCTTGCTATGCCAGTTGCTTAATCCTTTTAATGACTAAGGAAATATGTAAGGCTCTTAATTTAAAAGAAAGAGCGACATTAATAGTAGTAGCACAAATAGCTTTTCTACCTAATTTCTATTTATTAGCAGGGAGAATTAATAATGATGCCTTAGCTATCTTTTTTATGATACTCATTATACTTTATACCATTAAGTGGTACGAGGCACCCAAGCTTTTTTACATGATTGCATTGGCATTAGGTTTTGGCCTAGGTATGATGACAAAGCTTTCAGTAGGAATGCTTGCACTATTTACAGGGAGCATCATGTTACTAAAGCTAATAGAGTCGATTAAACAAGGTAGAGGCATAGGGATATTAAAAGAATATGTTTTTTTTGGTGTTATAGCTATACCACTAGCACTTTGGTATCCCATTAGAAACTATATCTGTTTTAAGCAACCTCTGATGTATGTTTATGAGTTAACAGGTAAAGGCGAAGACTATTGTGGTAATCTGTCCTTTTTTCAACGTTTTATAGAATTTGATTTAACTAGACTTCTAAGTCCTATTTATAATAACCCCCATCAGGATAAAGCAGCACCTATGTACCTGTTAAAGGGAGCGTTGTTTGGTGAATTTAGTATGAGAGGGCAGATAGTAGCTCAATTACTGATTATTACACATGCTATTTTGTGTATAGCAACTTTAGTAGCAATAGGTTATTTTGTTATAAATTACAGAGGAAAGCTAGTGTGGAGAATAGGCTTACCTAGTGTATGGACCTTGTTTTACATTGCTTATATAGGATTTAACATCAGATATCCTTATACTTGTACCATGGATTATAGGTATATTGTACCAACAGCCATACTAGGAGCCATTTTCGTAGGAATCACCAGTGAGTTGATAGAAGAAAAAGAACAAGATGTTTTGAAACGGTGTTATATGAAAGGGTTTATAGGGATCATGGTAGTATTTTCACTACTAAGTATCAGTATGTATTGCAACGTTTAA
- a CDS encoding TIGR04100 family radical SAM protein: MTIIYQIENSLYVNLTNKCPCSCTFCVRIDHDTVGQNDNLWLPHDPSLEEILDDLKNYNLDSYDQIVFCGYGEPLTRIETVIEVCKYIREKSKIKIRVNTNGLADLIHNKPTAELLEGYVDAISISLNAPNKEAYLKVARPRFGIESFDALLKFATDCKKYIGSVTFSVVDKVISKEQIEASRKLAEEMGIGLRVREYIE, translated from the coding sequence ATGACGATTATTTACCAAATAGAAAATAGTTTATATGTCAACTTAACGAACAAATGTCCTTGTTCCTGTACCTTCTGTGTAAGAATTGACCATGATACTGTAGGCCAAAATGATAACTTGTGGTTACCTCATGATCCAAGTCTGGAGGAAATTTTAGATGATCTAAAGAATTATAATTTAGATAGCTATGACCAAATCGTCTTTTGTGGTTATGGTGAGCCACTTACCAGAATTGAAACAGTTATAGAAGTATGCAAATACATTAGAGAAAAGAGTAAAATTAAAATTCGTGTAAATACCAATGGTTTAGCGGATCTTATTCATAATAAGCCAACAGCAGAGCTCTTAGAGGGATATGTAGATGCCATTTCAATAAGCTTAAATGCACCTAATAAAGAAGCGTATTTAAAGGTAGCAAGACCTCGTTTTGGCATAGAGTCGTTTGATGCACTTCTTAAATTTGCCACGGATTGTAAAAAGTATATTGGAAGCGTGACTTTTTCTGTAGTAGATAAGGTAATATCAAAAGAACAAATTGAAGCTAGTAGAAAACTTGCAGAAGAAATGGGAATTGGTTTACGTGTAAGAGAATATATTGAATAG
- a CDS encoding stalk domain-containing protein yields MRLRRNLVAWFLVFALALMSFPVMAEDVIATKEFLKVGEKIQANDGDTINYEGYKYLAYYTTSSSLKIISEEQRWSRATIKEAKSLHMAPINEGKQWYVERREDKAIPYYSGEQYLGDTNYTQYAIYPTQMYYAAAYDLGEGSWEVESEWIEEENGIWKPEAPVADYDGNLWYAYAGYTVILPTATEVTKAGYELSGWKIGTATLLPGAIYSLSDEDATDISGQPAIKIEAIWKNKSISNPVVSEITKNSAKLSVTYSIGNALTDKGIKIAKAGTEEWTALETTVSNNQMTAEAGSLSKNISYKVKAYLTTVTGKIETEEITFRTLKDFEVGTTEVESITTQGASFTASYLSDDSLIAQGFKYKKTSEEISQWQHVDATVNNSSLTATLDNLLPNTEYSVKAYITTSEGTKEGEVVTFTTSKRPQSVEKAQISGVTTSTATFTTKYVSDNSLTNQGFKYKKAADSKWTEIKASTTNVNEMNFSTKVTGLTSNTTYEVKAYIETKEGMTESQVSTFTTSTSSSSGSSSSSSSTSPAKVEPTITLPAAGEPLVVSVNSNNVATVPVDTVNSLINSGQPLVIQSGNISLTADPSTLKEILLANPGVTNLTMSLPAIEVVKLEDIKLKVSQEGKITMVGGSEATLSIGFGSSQIQSVFREPLTVTIDLSKVRFGDSTKLTFVKYEQKEDGSYKVVKLGGTYDEATGKFSAHLTEPGLYGMAEVAELVKVNLQIGNLISTLNDSPRTNDVAPQIVGGSTVVPLRFIAESLGAEVKWDAKNKKVVITLDGQTIEVGSDQGMLIQESRTLVPIRYISENLGANVLWIPSSKSIEIVK; encoded by the coding sequence ATGAGATTAAGAAGAAATTTAGTAGCATGGTTCTTAGTTTTTGCACTGGCCCTGATGAGCTTTCCGGTAATGGCAGAAGATGTTATTGCAACGAAGGAATTCTTAAAAGTAGGAGAAAAGATTCAAGCCAATGATGGGGATACGATTAATTATGAAGGGTATAAATATTTAGCCTACTATACAACGAGTTCATCCTTAAAGATTATTTCAGAAGAACAAAGATGGTCTCGGGCTACTATTAAAGAAGCAAAGAGCCTACATATGGCACCGATTAATGAAGGTAAACAGTGGTATGTAGAAAGAAGAGAAGATAAAGCCATTCCATATTATTCAGGTGAGCAGTATCTGGGTGATACTAATTACACACAATATGCTATTTATCCAACGCAAATGTATTATGCAGCAGCATATGACCTAGGAGAAGGTAGCTGGGAAGTGGAAAGTGAATGGATAGAAGAAGAAAACGGCATATGGAAACCTGAGGCACCCGTTGCCGATTATGATGGAAATCTGTGGTATGCTTATGCGGGATATACTGTGATTTTACCAACTGCTACAGAGGTAACAAAAGCGGGTTATGAATTATCAGGTTGGAAGATAGGAACAGCAACATTATTACCAGGAGCTATTTATAGCCTAAGTGATGAAGATGCTACTGATATATCAGGTCAACCTGCTATTAAGATAGAAGCTATCTGGAAGAATAAAAGTATTTCAAATCCAGTTGTAAGTGAGATTACAAAGAACTCTGCAAAGCTATCAGTAACATATAGCATCGGTAATGCATTAACTGACAAGGGTATCAAAATAGCAAAGGCAGGAACAGAAGAGTGGACAGCTTTAGAAACGACTGTAAGTAATAATCAAATGACAGCTGAGGCAGGTAGCCTTTCTAAAAATATAAGCTATAAAGTAAAGGCTTATCTTACAACAGTAACAGGAAAAATAGAAACTGAAGAAATAACTTTTAGAACACTTAAAGATTTTGAAGTCGGAACCACAGAAGTAGAAAGCATTACAACACAAGGAGCAAGCTTTACAGCAAGTTACCTTTCAGATGATTCATTAATAGCACAAGGCTTTAAATATAAGAAAACAAGTGAAGAGATAAGCCAGTGGCAACATGTAGATGCAACTGTAAATAATAGTAGCCTAACGGCAACTCTAGATAATCTTTTACCTAATACTGAGTATAGTGTCAAGGCATATATTACAACGAGTGAGGGAACAAAAGAAGGAGAGGTAGTGACATTTACAACAAGCAAGAGGCCACAGAGTGTTGAAAAAGCACAAATAAGTGGTGTTACTACGAGTACGGCTACTTTTACTACAAAGTATGTATCAGATAATTCATTAACTAACCAAGGTTTTAAATATAAGAAAGCTGCAGATAGTAAATGGACAGAGATAAAAGCATCTACTACAAATGTGAATGAAATGAACTTTTCAACAAAGGTAACAGGGCTAACGAGCAATACAACTTATGAAGTAAAAGCCTACATAGAAACCAAAGAAGGCATGACAGAAAGTCAGGTATCAACCTTTACTACAAGTACGTCAAGCTCATCAGGTTCATCAAGCTCATCAAGTTCAACAAGCCCTGCCAAGGTTGAGCCAACGATAACGTTGCCCGCTGCAGGAGAACCATTAGTTGTATCAGTTAATTCAAATAATGTAGCAACAGTTCCAGTAGATACGGTTAATAGCCTTATAAACTCAGGGCAGCCATTAGTGATTCAATCTGGAAATATAAGTTTAACAGCTGATCCAAGTACATTAAAAGAAATACTATTAGCAAATCCAGGTGTTACTAATTTGACAATGTCTTTACCAGCAATAGAAGTAGTTAAATTAGAAGATATTAAACTTAAAGTAAGTCAAGAGGGAAAAATAACAATGGTTGGAGGTTCGGAAGCAACGCTTTCTATAGGATTTGGAAGTAGCCAAATACAATCAGTCTTCAGAGAACCATTAACAGTAACCATTGACTTGTCAAAAGTAAGATTTGGAGATAGTACAAAGCTCACCTTTGTAAAATATGAACAAAAAGAAGATGGTAGTTACAAGGTGGTAAAATTAGGAGGCACTTATGATGAGGCAACAGGTAAGTTTTCCGCCCATCTTACTGAGCCAGGCCTTTATGGAATGGCAGAAGTAGCTGAACTAGTTAAAGTGAACTTACAGATAGGGAATTTAATAAGTACTTTAAATGATAGCCCTAGGACGAATGATGTGGCTCCACAGATTGTAGGTGGTAGTACAGTAGTTCCATTAAGATTCATAGCTGAAAGCTTGGGCGCAGAAGTAAAATGGGATGCTAAAAATAAAAAAGTAGTGATTACATTAGATGGTCAAACAATAGAAGTAGGTAGTGATCAGGGAATGCTTATACAAGAATCAAGGACACTCGTACCTATTCGCTATATATCTGAAAATTTAGGAGCCAATGTACTTTGGATTCCATCTTCTAAGAGTATTGAGATAGTAAAATAA
- the pdxR gene encoding MocR-like pyridoxine biosynthesis transcription factor PdxR, with protein MNINIVPLQFDLNSTEPLYAQLFHYLKDLIIKGDLAFGDKLPAIRSFAKALEVNNITVINAYKQLEHTGYVTSKQGSGYYVSKRLTEEASVFTPKPLYQQELINFSSASPDPGIFPTETFKEYIVEVMDRDKGYAFGYQEVNGFMKLREVLAQFLKQTYDIETKAELIQMVSGAQQGLDIIAKSLLYSGDSVITENPTYNGAVDVFKSRGCRIVPVSLTPQGLDLIEFEKKVKICKPKLVYIMPNFQNPTTICYNKATLLALLKLAHTYDFYLLEEDSMWELTYGTRGSLSLKSLDAEDRVIYLKSFSKLLMPGLRIGFIIMPEALVEAFTRTKQTTDISSSGLMQRALELYFKNNKWEEHIHYMKRIYKDRYECMLSKLLELENDEVELYKPQGGVCFWLRLPKGMSAQHLYEKCHKKGLLIFPSPIFFPHLDPSKDRYIRLSFAACGITDIQKGTDILTECIRTYH; from the coding sequence ATGAATATAAACATTGTACCGTTACAATTTGATTTGAATTCAACTGAACCCCTTTATGCTCAGCTTTTTCATTATTTAAAAGATCTTATTATTAAGGGGGACTTAGCTTTTGGAGATAAATTACCTGCTATTAGAAGCTTTGCTAAAGCGTTAGAAGTCAATAATATTACAGTTATTAATGCTTATAAGCAACTAGAGCATACTGGTTATGTGACTTCTAAACAAGGAAGTGGCTACTATGTTTCTAAGCGTCTTACTGAGGAAGCCTCTGTTTTTACACCCAAGCCACTTTATCAACAGGAACTTATTAACTTTTCTAGTGCTTCTCCTGACCCTGGCATTTTCCCTACTGAAACTTTCAAGGAGTATATCGTAGAGGTTATGGATCGTGATAAAGGCTATGCCTTTGGTTATCAAGAAGTTAATGGTTTTATGAAGCTTAGAGAAGTACTGGCACAGTTTTTAAAACAAACTTATGATATTGAAACCAAAGCTGAACTCATTCAAATGGTATCAGGTGCTCAACAAGGTTTAGATATTATTGCTAAGAGTCTTTTATATTCTGGTGATAGTGTGATTACGGAAAATCCTACCTATAACGGTGCTGTAGATGTTTTTAAATCTAGAGGTTGTCGTATTGTCCCTGTTTCCCTTACCCCACAAGGCCTTGATTTAATTGAATTTGAAAAGAAAGTTAAGATTTGTAAACCTAAACTTGTTTATATCATGCCTAACTTTCAAAATCCTACAACTATCTGTTATAACAAGGCTACACTTCTAGCCTTGCTTAAGCTAGCTCATACCTATGATTTTTATCTATTAGAAGAAGATTCTATGTGGGAACTAACTTATGGTACTCGGGGATCTTTATCTCTCAAATCCCTTGACGCAGAAGATAGAGTTATCTATCTTAAAAGTTTTTCCAAGCTTCTTATGCCTGGGCTTCGTATAGGTTTTATTATCATGCCAGAGGCTTTAGTAGAAGCCTTTACCCGTACTAAGCAAACCACGGATATTTCTTCTTCTGGCCTGATGCAACGCGCATTAGAGCTTTATTTTAAAAATAACAAATGGGAAGAACACATTCATTACATGAAAAGAATATATAAAGACCGCTATGAATGTATGCTTAGTAAACTATTAGAACTTGAAAATGATGAGGTAGAGCTTTATAAACCTCAAGGTGGCGTTTGCTTTTGGCTTCGTTTACCTAAAGGGATGTCTGCTCAGCATCTTTATGAAAAATGTCATAAGAAGGGGCTACTCATTTTCCCTTCCCCTATTTTCTTTCCTCATTTAGATCCTTCTAAAGACCGCTACATTAGGCTCAGCTTTGCAGCTTGTGGCATTACTGATATTCAAAAAGGAACTGATATCCTAACTGAGTGTATTCGGACCTATCACTAG